One window of Thermocoleostomius sinensis A174 genomic DNA carries:
- a CDS encoding histidine phosphatase family protein, producing MLWHRPVRWNTRWNNRKAATERLPDQPFNSQHSATPHSPTPITQILLVRHGRSTFNEQGRFQGCSDQSVLTNAGKQAAHVVGALLSRVSIDAIYASPLQRVQQTLDAILEERSAETPIETIRFDDRLREVDLPAWEGLPFQQVREQFAAEYHCWKQRPHEFQMVDRDTASPFFPVCELYDRAQRFWQDRLPQHRGQTILIVGHGGSNHALISTALGLSPAQHHTLQQSNNGLSVLAIGDRLSSAELHGLNWTQSLGETLPKLKEGKHGLRLLLLPADRLFSTHIQPLLPFLAHIAIDFSLSAYEDSQDVVDRILLNHPNTVKLQVSRSDVPYVWQQSILQQQVELNHLLTGLVIAPNDMVKVLIAQAMGLKHTRSSALCLKSGTLSVLHYPSINHPPILQAFNIDPKDCSRIPNSRSAKLTHPQSLIPTL from the coding sequence ATGCTGTGGCATAGACCCGTCAGATGGAATACTAGATGGAATAACAGAAAGGCTGCTACAGAACGACTTCCTGACCAGCCATTCAACAGCCAGCACAGTGCCACTCCCCACTCCCCAACCCCCATCACTCAAATCCTCCTCGTTCGCCACGGACGCAGCACCTTTAACGAGCAAGGGCGCTTTCAAGGCTGTTCAGATCAGTCGGTGCTGACGAATGCTGGAAAACAAGCAGCGCATGTAGTTGGGGCATTGTTAAGCCGCGTTTCGATCGATGCTATTTATGCCAGCCCGTTGCAACGAGTGCAGCAAACCCTGGATGCCATTCTCGAAGAGCGATCAGCCGAGACACCCATTGAAACTATTCGCTTCGACGATCGCCTACGTGAAGTAGATCTACCCGCTTGGGAAGGGCTGCCATTTCAACAGGTGCGCGAACAGTTTGCGGCCGAGTATCACTGCTGGAAACAGCGGCCGCATGAATTTCAAATGGTCGATCGAGATACGGCTTCTCCCTTTTTTCCCGTTTGTGAGCTTTACGATCGCGCTCAAAGATTTTGGCAAGATCGACTGCCGCAACATCGCGGGCAGACCATTCTAATTGTGGGCCACGGTGGTTCCAATCATGCCCTAATTAGTACAGCTTTGGGGCTATCTCCAGCCCAGCATCACACCTTACAACAATCAAACAACGGATTAAGTGTCTTGGCCATAGGCGATCGATTGTCATCGGCTGAACTGCATGGACTCAACTGGACGCAATCGTTAGGAGAAACCTTACCCAAACTCAAAGAGGGCAAACATGGGCTACGATTACTGCTTCTACCCGCCGATCGATTATTTTCAACCCATATTCAGCCACTATTACCATTTCTAGCGCACATTGCTATTGACTTCAGCCTCAGCGCTTATGAGGATTCCCAAGATGTGGTCGATCGCATTCTGCTCAATCATCCGAACACGGTAAAGCTTCAGGTTTCAAGAAGTGACGTTCCCTATGTTTGGCAACAATCAATTTTACAACAGCAAGTAGAACTCAATCATTTACTCACTGGCTTGGTGATTGCACCCAATGATATGGTAAAAGTGCTGATTGCGCAAGCGATGGGATTAAAGCACACGCGATCATCAGCACTGTGTCTAAAATCAGGCACATTAAGTGTTTTACATTATCCATCTATTAATCATCCCCCCATCCTCCAAGCCTTCAACATTGACCCCAAGGATTGTTCAAGAATTCCTAACTCTCGTTCGGCAAAGCTCACGCACCCTCAATCCCTAATTCCCACTCTCTAA
- a CDS encoding NAD-dependent epimerase yields the protein MSKILITGVAGFIGFHVAQTLLKAGETIVGLDNLNDYYDVNLKYGRLAQLEPYDRFQFHKLDLANRSGMEALFAQYSFDRVIHLAAQAGVRYSLQNPHAYIDSNIVGFTNILEGCRQTPVQHLVFASSSSVYGANRSLPFSVHDSVDHPLSLYAATKRSNELMAHTYSHLYQLPTTGLRFFTVYGPWGRPDMALFKFTKAILDRQPIEVYNWGQMRRDFTYIDDIVDGIIRVLHCIPRSNSSWSAHPPDPSSSHAPYRIYNIGNNQPVTLLHFIEVLEQALGIEANKRLLPLQPGDVLETYADVADLTAAVGYVPTTPIEIGIPQFVNWYLQYYGQPSSSDSDVEIRLASLASRTQAQ from the coding sequence ATGAGCAAAATTTTGATAACTGGAGTAGCTGGTTTCATTGGGTTTCACGTCGCTCAAACATTGCTTAAAGCGGGTGAAACGATCGTTGGATTAGATAACTTAAATGACTATTATGATGTCAATTTGAAGTACGGTCGATTAGCTCAATTAGAACCTTATGATCGCTTTCAGTTTCACAAGCTAGACCTGGCCAATCGCTCCGGCATGGAAGCACTGTTTGCCCAGTATTCCTTCGATCGAGTCATTCATTTAGCAGCTCAAGCTGGCGTTCGCTATTCGTTGCAAAATCCCCACGCTTACATCGACAGCAACATTGTTGGCTTCACAAACATCTTAGAAGGATGCCGACAAACACCAGTACAACATCTGGTATTTGCGTCGTCTAGTTCGGTCTATGGAGCTAATCGATCGCTACCATTTTCGGTTCACGATTCAGTCGATCACCCTCTCAGCCTCTATGCTGCTACTAAGCGATCGAACGAGTTAATGGCCCATACCTACAGCCATCTCTATCAACTTCCCACAACTGGGTTACGCTTCTTCACCGTTTATGGACCTTGGGGGCGTCCAGATATGGCCCTGTTTAAGTTCACCAAAGCAATCCTAGACAGACAACCGATCGAAGTCTACAACTGGGGACAAATGCGGCGAGATTTTACCTATATTGACGATATTGTAGATGGGATCATTCGTGTACTTCATTGCATTCCTCGATCGAATTCATCTTGGTCTGCCCATCCGCCTGATCCTAGCAGCAGCCATGCTCCCTACCGCATTTATAACATTGGTAATAATCAACCTGTGACGCTGCTTCACTTTATTGAAGTTCTAGAACAGGCACTCGGTATTGAGGCAAACAAGCGCTTGCTGCCCCTACAACCAGGGGATGTTCTAGAAACCTATGCCGATGTTGCTGACTTAACCGCAGCCGTTGGCTATGTGCCCACCACGCCGATCGAGATTGGCATTCCGCAGTTTGTGAATTGGTATTTGCAGTATTACGGTCAACCGTCAAGTTCCGATTCCGATGTTGAAATACGTCTCGCATCTCTTGCATCTAGAACTCAAGCTCAGTGA
- the csaB gene encoding polysaccharide pyruvyl transferase CsaB, whose translation MRAVLCGYYGKGNGGDEALLAALLQMLPPQVKPLVLSGNPIETQTRYGVAACDRFSVTAVLQALRQSEALIWGGGSLMQDVTSAISPLYYAGVMGLAQQMGLRTIAWAQGIGPLTRPLTRWLTRQVVTHSTAISVRDVGSANLVASWHVPFMLAPDPVWALESEPVPGLWDLPAPRVAVALRPHPQLTPQRLDIFTQALIDFQKASQAYLLLIPFQPVQDLPIAQSIHAHLPETSKILTFTNPRQLKGVFRGVEMTIAMRFHGLIMAAASECRCFAVNYDPKVSQLMQDLNLAGWALDQMPTSSKQISQDWLELYANGEALSSDRIAAIVDRALLHQSVLWDALIASKRN comes from the coding sequence ATGCGGGCAGTTTTATGTGGCTATTATGGCAAAGGCAATGGCGGTGATGAGGCCCTGTTGGCGGCGCTGTTGCAGATGCTTCCTCCTCAGGTGAAGCCGCTGGTGCTATCAGGCAATCCGATCGAAACACAAACGCGCTATGGGGTGGCGGCGTGCGATCGATTTTCGGTAACGGCAGTTTTGCAAGCGTTGCGGCAATCAGAAGCGTTGATCTGGGGTGGCGGTAGTTTGATGCAAGATGTTACCAGTGCCATCAGTCCGCTCTACTATGCCGGGGTGATGGGATTGGCACAACAGATGGGACTGCGCACGATTGCTTGGGCCCAAGGGATTGGTCCATTGACGCGACCGCTCACCCGCTGGCTAACTCGCCAAGTTGTAACGCACTCTACGGCAATTAGCGTTCGAGATGTGGGGTCGGCAAATTTGGTTGCAAGTTGGCATGTACCGTTTATGCTGGCTCCTGATCCAGTATGGGCGCTAGAGTCTGAACCCGTTCCTGGATTGTGGGATTTGCCGGCTCCTAGAGTAGCGGTGGCTCTACGTCCTCATCCCCAGTTAACACCCCAGCGGTTAGATATCTTTACGCAAGCACTGATTGATTTTCAAAAAGCTAGCCAAGCGTATTTGCTGCTGATTCCTTTTCAGCCAGTTCAAGATTTACCGATCGCTCAATCCATTCATGCCCACCTGCCTGAAACCAGCAAAATTTTGACGTTCACCAATCCTCGTCAATTGAAGGGCGTATTTCGTGGAGTGGAAATGACAATCGCCATGCGGTTTCATGGATTGATTATGGCGGCGGCATCTGAGTGTCGCTGTTTTGCAGTTAATTATGATCCCAAGGTCAGTCAATTAATGCAAGATCTCAATCTTGCTGGCTGGGCCCTAGACCAAATGCCTACAAGTTCCAAACAAATTAGTCAAGACTGGTTGGAACTGTATGCCAACGGTGAAGCGCTGTCTAGCGATCGAATTGCCGCGATTGTCGATCGCGCGTTACTGCATCAATCCGTCTTGTGGGATGCTTTGATTGCATCGAAACGTAACTAA
- a CDS encoding DUF2499 domain-containing protein: MHALSIPTWIIHISSVIEWIAAIWLIWTYSEVSNQPAWRALSWGMMPALVSAMCACTWHFFDNLPALGWLVTLQAAMTVVGNITLCLAGWWIWRSFLPQNQAKDQNQAKE, encoded by the coding sequence ATGCACGCTCTTTCAATTCCCACCTGGATCATTCATATTTCCAGCGTCATTGAATGGATCGCCGCTATTTGGTTAATCTGGACGTACAGCGAAGTCAGCAACCAACCCGCGTGGCGTGCTTTGTCCTGGGGGATGATGCCTGCTTTGGTCAGTGCCATGTGTGCTTGCACCTGGCATTTCTTCGACAATTTGCCGGCTCTTGGATGGCTCGTCACCCTACAAGCAGCCATGACGGTTGTAGGTAATATCACCTTGTGCTTGGCGGGCTGGTGGATCTGGCGATCGTTTCTTCCACAAAATCAAGCAAAAGATCAAAACCAAGCGAAAGAATAA
- a CDS encoding DUF3593 domain-containing protein, giving the protein MTKETLFALSLFPYLGFLWFLTRTRQTPRLALIGFYMTLVFVAVTIPAGIYAQVVYGKELANVDALHGGAEFFLTLSNILVVLGFRQAILQTRSPANSTIDPSQDVSE; this is encoded by the coding sequence ATGACGAAAGAAACGCTGTTTGCTCTCTCGCTTTTTCCCTACCTAGGGTTTCTCTGGTTTCTGACTCGAACTCGGCAAACCCCCCGCTTAGCACTCATTGGGTTTTACATGACGCTGGTATTTGTAGCAGTAACAATCCCGGCAGGGATTTATGCTCAGGTTGTTTACGGCAAGGAACTGGCAAATGTGGATGCGCTTCACGGAGGAGCAGAGTTTTTTCTGACGCTGTCCAATATTTTGGTGGTGTTAGGGTTCCGACAAGCGATTCTGCAAACCCGATCGCCCGCCAACTCTACCATAGACCCTAGTCAGGATGTGTCTGAATGA
- a CDS encoding protein kinase domain-containing protein produces MICCLNPRCPTPLNLDHVTHCQACGKPMHLLRGRYRTVQPLGQGGFGRTYLALDEDRLNSRCVIKQFSPQVQGEQSLENAIRLFNQEAVRLHELGEHAQIPTLLAYFEQDGFLYLIQQFIEGHSLLQEMRQQGSFNERQIRNVLSELLPILRFIHRHQVIHRDITPNNVLRRPDGRLVLIDFGVAKQLADEPTIEAGTRVGTEGYAPMEQFRGGKAFPASDLYSLGATCLHLMTQTRPDTFYDPLSGRWTWREHLQQTGYMISDQLAHILDHLLKDWVGERYQSADEVMRDLNADSFLPATRSPNLPPISSSPKPLPPSGSPSCPPVRTSNPPSHPPIAPPSVPPPISRPPGTSGTPASGRALSRSLRCLHTLVGHRSWVTSVAVHPKEQLVVSSSLDDTIKLWNLQTGEERTTLIGHSKGVNTIAISPDGKRLLSGSDDYTLKVWNLHNGSLLGTLHGHARDVNAVAISPDGKLLVSGGEDRTIRLWSATTGALLKTLPGVGMIKAIAISRNGCILASGGLDNKIKLWSLQTGEQLRTLVGHTNSVNAIAFTPDGQWLLTGSKDKTVRLWNAQTGELFRTFSDHIREVSAVTVTPNGKTLISGSSDTTIKLWDMATGKVTYTWTDHADTVNAIALSPDSRLLVSGSSDKTIRIWQLPPV; encoded by the coding sequence ATGATTTGCTGTCTCAATCCTCGTTGCCCAACTCCCCTCAACCTAGATCACGTGACCCATTGCCAAGCGTGCGGCAAACCTATGCACCTACTGCGAGGACGATATCGCACGGTGCAACCCTTGGGACAAGGTGGTTTTGGCAGAACCTATTTAGCGTTAGATGAAGATCGGTTAAATAGCCGCTGCGTCATCAAACAGTTCTCGCCACAGGTACAGGGCGAACAATCGCTAGAAAACGCAATTCGCTTGTTTAATCAAGAAGCAGTGCGCCTCCATGAACTGGGTGAACATGCGCAAATTCCTACCTTGTTAGCTTATTTTGAACAAGATGGATTTCTTTACTTGATTCAGCAATTTATTGAAGGGCACAGTTTATTACAAGAGATGCGACAACAGGGGTCCTTCAATGAACGGCAAATTCGTAATGTTTTATCCGAGCTATTACCCATTCTGCGGTTTATTCATCGTCACCAAGTCATTCACCGGGATATTACTCCCAATAATGTCCTGCGTCGTCCCGATGGACGATTAGTGTTAATTGATTTTGGCGTGGCCAAACAGCTTGCCGATGAACCGACGATCGAAGCTGGAACACGAGTAGGAACAGAAGGTTATGCCCCAATGGAGCAGTTTCGCGGCGGTAAGGCATTCCCGGCTAGCGACCTTTATAGTTTAGGGGCAACCTGTTTGCACTTAATGACGCAAACTCGACCCGATACTTTCTATGATCCGTTAAGCGGTCGCTGGACTTGGCGAGAGCACCTTCAACAGACCGGCTACATGATCAGCGATCAATTGGCGCATATTTTGGATCATTTACTCAAAGATTGGGTGGGAGAACGGTATCAGTCGGCCGATGAGGTCATGCGCGATCTCAACGCCGATTCATTTTTGCCCGCCACCCGATCGCCCAACCTTCCTCCAATTTCGTCTTCTCCAAAACCGTTGCCGCCTAGTGGGTCTCCGTCTTGTCCTCCCGTGCGTACTTCTAATCCACCTTCCCACCCACCCATTGCACCCCCCTCTGTTCCTCCGCCGATATCCCGTCCTCCTGGAACATCAGGAACGCCTGCTTCGGGACGGGCGCTCAGTCGATCGCTGCGGTGTTTGCATACCCTAGTGGGACACAGGTCTTGGGTTACGTCAGTAGCGGTTCATCCTAAGGAGCAGTTAGTTGTCAGCAGCAGCCTAGATGACACCATTAAACTCTGGAATCTTCAAACTGGCGAAGAACGGACAACGCTGATAGGACACTCTAAGGGAGTCAATACGATTGCTATCAGTCCTGATGGTAAACGGCTACTCAGCGGTAGTGATGACTATACACTCAAGGTGTGGAACTTGCACAACGGCAGCTTGTTGGGAACCTTGCACGGCCATGCTCGCGATGTGAATGCTGTTGCCATTAGCCCCGATGGCAAATTGCTCGTCAGTGGCGGGGAAGATCGCACTATTCGCCTGTGGAGTGCCACGACTGGAGCGTTGCTGAAAACGCTGCCTGGGGTGGGTATGATTAAAGCCATTGCCATCAGCCGGAATGGCTGCATCTTGGCCAGTGGTGGATTAGATAACAAGATCAAGCTCTGGAGTTTGCAAACTGGAGAACAATTGAGAACCTTGGTTGGTCATACCAATTCGGTGAATGCGATCGCGTTTACACCCGATGGGCAATGGCTCCTCACGGGAAGTAAAGATAAAACCGTGCGGTTGTGGAATGCGCAGACAGGAGAACTGTTCCGAACCTTTAGCGATCACATTCGAGAAGTCAGCGCTGTCACGGTTACACCGAATGGCAAAACGCTGATCAGCGGCAGCAGTGATACTACGATCAAGCTGTGGGACATGGCTACGGGTAAAGTCACCTATACTTGGACAGATCATGCAGATACGGTGAATGCGATCGCCCTTAGTCCCGATAGTAGGTTGTTAGTAAGTGGTAGTTCTGACAAAACCATCCGTATTTGGCAATTGCCACCAGTCTAA
- a CDS encoding MGMT family protein encodes MSTYNLIYAVVRQIPSGKVATYGQVAELANLPRQARLVGYALYKVDPQSPDIPWHRVINAKGEISTSPFRYGTEYLQRSLLEQEGIEFSPDGKINLHRYRWQPDWQPDMREGWEERVGRGGASQL; translated from the coding sequence ATGTCCACCTACAACTTGATTTATGCTGTAGTACGGCAAATTCCGAGTGGTAAAGTGGCTACCTATGGACAAGTCGCTGAACTTGCCAACCTACCAAGACAAGCGCGTTTGGTTGGCTATGCTCTCTACAAAGTAGACCCGCAATCGCCCGATATTCCGTGGCATCGAGTCATTAATGCAAAAGGAGAAATCTCTACCTCTCCCTTTCGCTATGGCACAGAATATTTGCAGCGATCGCTCCTGGAACAAGAAGGCATTGAATTTAGCCCCGATGGCAAAATAAACCTTCACCGCTATCGCTGGCAACCAGATTGGCAACCAGACATGCGAGAAGGATGGGAAGAGCGAGTGGGACGCGGCGGAGCTAGCCAACTTTGA
- a CDS encoding cation:proton antiporter — MPIFPIAFPIPLLAAAEAQAGPTILAGVLLSLVVIYLSSKLIGELCARINLPPVLGELIGGVVVGISALNLLVFPAEGGEAHSMILSFLQTTAGLVPEVTPHVADSIHEVISVLSEIGVIILLFEIGLESDLGELIRVGPQAAAVAIVGVVVPFALGTTGLIALFGVPAVPAIFAGAALTATSIGITAKVLSEIQRLTSREGQIIIGAAVLDDVLGIIVLAVVSSLAKTGEIVIANVIFLIVGATVFLVGSILIGRFLSPYFVALVDRLKTRGQLILPALIFAFVLAYIGAAIQLEAILGAFAAGLVLAETDKRKEIEEQVIPIADMLVPIFFVVVGAQTDVSVLNPFNPANREGLIIATFLVMVAIIGKVVTGLAVFGQEKVNRLAIGIGMIPRGEVGLVFAGVGAATGVLSESLNAAIIVMVILTTFLAPPLLRLVFQEAPEGMETLQESD; from the coding sequence ATGCCTATCTTTCCTATTGCTTTTCCAATTCCTTTGCTGGCTGCGGCCGAAGCTCAAGCTGGGCCAACTATTCTGGCAGGTGTATTACTCAGTTTAGTAGTCATCTACTTATCCTCCAAGCTAATCGGAGAACTGTGTGCTCGCATTAACCTTCCTCCTGTGTTAGGTGAACTAATTGGAGGGGTAGTGGTTGGAATTTCTGCCTTGAATTTACTGGTTTTTCCAGCAGAAGGCGGAGAAGCCCATTCAATGATTCTGAGTTTTCTGCAAACAACAGCAGGACTAGTTCCTGAAGTCACGCCCCATGTTGCCGATTCAATTCATGAAGTGATTTCAGTCCTCTCCGAAATTGGCGTCATTATCCTGCTATTTGAAATTGGATTAGAGTCTGATCTTGGAGAACTGATTCGAGTAGGTCCACAGGCAGCGGCCGTGGCGATCGTGGGAGTGGTTGTTCCGTTTGCGTTAGGCACAACGGGGCTAATTGCTCTATTTGGCGTACCAGCCGTACCAGCCATTTTTGCAGGAGCCGCGCTGACAGCAACCAGTATCGGAATTACAGCCAAGGTACTCTCCGAAATTCAGCGTTTAACTTCCCGGGAAGGACAAATTATCATCGGCGCAGCGGTATTAGATGATGTCCTGGGGATTATTGTTTTGGCTGTTGTATCGAGCTTGGCTAAAACCGGAGAAATTGTCATCGCCAATGTGATTTTTCTGATTGTGGGCGCTACGGTATTTTTGGTGGGTTCTATTTTAATTGGACGATTCCTCAGCCCCTATTTTGTGGCACTGGTCGATCGCCTAAAAACTCGAGGTCAGTTAATTTTACCGGCGCTAATTTTTGCCTTTGTACTGGCCTACATTGGAGCCGCGATTCAACTGGAAGCCATTTTAGGAGCCTTTGCCGCAGGGCTGGTGTTGGCAGAAACAGATAAGCGCAAGGAAATCGAAGAACAGGTGATTCCCATTGCCGACATGTTAGTCCCCATCTTCTTTGTGGTAGTGGGTGCACAAACCGATGTCAGTGTATTAAATCCATTTAATCCGGCCAATCGCGAAGGATTAATTATCGCCACCTTTTTGGTGATGGTGGCCATCATCGGTAAAGTGGTCACTGGGTTAGCGGTCTTCGGACAAGAGAAGGTGAATCGATTGGCGATCGGCATTGGCATGATTCCACGAGGTGAAGTGGGCTTGGTGTTTGCCGGAGTCGGAGCCGCAACGGGGGTTCTATCCGAGTCGCTTAACGCCGCCATTATCGTGATGGTAATTTTGACCACGTTCTTGGCTCCACCACTGCTACGCTTGGTTTTCCAGGAAGCACCTGAAGGCATGGAAACGCTGCAAGAGTCAGACTAG
- the murI gene encoding glutamate racemase, with product MNHARHNANVQFPIVASTERQRARIGIFDSGVGGLTVLREVYRQLPNESILYFGDTARLPYGIRSQAEILQFVREILNWMLQQGVKMVIMACHTGSALALETVRSEFPIPILGVILPGARAAVQQGKRIGVIATPATAKSNAFRQAILEINPAVNVWQVGCPEFVPLVENNRIHDPYTYRVAKEYLQPLLEQQIDTLIYGCTHYPHLAPVIRSILPRSVRLLDPAVHVIQAAAQELELLGLRNTRAALPTQFYVSGCATTFAQLSVQWLGCVPSVEQVNITDLSQVVR from the coding sequence ATGAATCATGCTCGCCACAATGCCAATGTTCAATTTCCCATCGTTGCTTCTACTGAACGACAACGAGCCAGAATTGGAATTTTTGACAGCGGCGTGGGTGGACTCACCGTGCTAAGAGAGGTCTACCGTCAACTGCCCAACGAATCGATCCTTTACTTTGGCGATACGGCCCGCCTTCCCTATGGCATTCGATCACAGGCAGAAATTCTACAGTTCGTCCGCGAAATCTTAAATTGGATGCTACAACAGGGCGTCAAGATGGTGATTATGGCCTGTCACACCGGATCGGCTCTGGCCCTAGAGACCGTACGATCGGAGTTCCCGATTCCCATCTTGGGCGTCATTTTGCCAGGAGCCCGAGCCGCCGTACAGCAGGGCAAGCGCATTGGGGTGATTGCCACCCCGGCCACCGCCAAAAGCAACGCCTTTCGCCAGGCCATTTTGGAAATTAATCCGGCGGTAAATGTTTGGCAGGTTGGCTGTCCAGAGTTTGTACCGCTAGTTGAAAATAATCGCATTCATGATCCCTATACCTACCGAGTCGCCAAGGAGTACTTGCAGCCCTTACTAGAACAGCAAATTGATACTCTGATCTATGGCTGTACCCACTACCCCCATCTAGCTCCGGTGATTCGATCGATCCTACCGCGATCGGTACGGTTGCTAGATCCGGCGGTGCATGTGATTCAAGCCGCCGCTCAAGAATTGGAACTATTGGGACTACGCAATACTCGTGCCGCCTTACCAACTCAGTTTTATGTCAGTGGATGCGCTACTACATTTGCTCAATTATCGGTGCAGTGGCTAGGTTGTGTTCCCAGTGTAGAACAGGTTAATATTACCGACTTATCCCAGGTTGTGCGGTGA
- the sds gene encoding solanesyl diphosphate synthase, protein MTSATSLFSSIEADLRLLTENLKQLVGARHPILYAAAEHLFGAGGKRLRPAIVLLISRATMPNQDITPKHRRLAELTEMIHTASLVHDDIIDESELRRGVPTVHTSFGNRVAVLAGDFLFAQASWYLANLDNLTVVKLLSEVIKDYAEGEIQQGLNRYDTQLSIDAYLEKTYYKTASLMANSSKAAGVLSGVSPEMAIKLYDYGRHIGLAFQIVDDILDFTGSSDSLGKPAGSDLKSGNLTAPVLYALEEKPYLETLIEREFAQAGDLEQALALVEDSQGINRSRQLASHHAQQAVQSLTDLPPSDCRQALIELADYVLSRLY, encoded by the coding sequence ATGACCTCAGCCACCTCGCTCTTCTCCTCGATTGAAGCAGATTTGCGTCTACTCACAGAGAACCTCAAGCAGTTAGTTGGTGCTCGTCACCCCATACTCTATGCCGCTGCCGAGCATTTATTTGGAGCGGGAGGAAAACGGCTGAGGCCCGCGATCGTCCTGCTAATCTCGCGAGCGACCATGCCAAACCAAGATATTACACCAAAGCATCGTCGGTTAGCAGAACTGACAGAGATGATCCACACAGCTAGTTTGGTGCATGATGACATTATTGATGAATCGGAGTTGCGGCGCGGCGTTCCCACGGTTCATACCAGCTTTGGCAATCGCGTTGCGGTTTTAGCAGGGGATTTCCTGTTTGCTCAAGCGTCTTGGTATCTGGCTAATTTGGACAATTTAACGGTGGTGAAGCTGCTCTCGGAAGTCATCAAAGACTATGCCGAGGGCGAGATCCAGCAGGGGTTAAATCGCTATGATACTCAGTTGTCGATCGACGCCTATTTAGAGAAAACCTACTATAAAACGGCCTCACTGATGGCTAATAGCTCCAAAGCGGCGGGGGTATTGAGCGGTGTTTCACCAGAGATGGCAATCAAGCTGTATGACTATGGGCGTCATATCGGCTTAGCCTTTCAAATTGTCGATGATATTCTCGACTTCACCGGATCGAGCGACTCACTCGGGAAACCAGCCGGGTCTGATTTGAAAAGCGGCAATCTCACCGCCCCGGTGCTGTATGCACTAGAAGAAAAGCCATATCTGGAAACGTTGATTGAACGGGAATTTGCCCAAGCGGGAGATCTCGAGCAAGCCCTTGCGTTGGTTGAAGATAGCCAGGGAATTAATCGATCGCGGCAATTGGCTTCCCATCATGCGCAACAAGCCGTGCAGAGCCTGACCGATTTACCGCCGTCTGACTGTCGGCAAGCCTTGATTGAGTTAGCAGACTATGTGTTAAGTCGGCTCTATTAA